The proteins below come from a single Aspergillus oryzae RIB40 DNA, chromosome 5 genomic window:
- a CDS encoding lignocellulolytic auxiliary activity family 11 protein (predicted protein), which produces MAYRTAIDSVLSATSSIHHHTNAATAVVYNKLARTAMHFNSVFSVLLSCGLAAAHMQMSWPYPIRSPLDPQNRGSDKDYDMANPLSPSGSDFPCKGYHKNTPWRATAEYNAGESYNMTVAGAATHSGGSCQLSLSYDDGKTFKVIKSKVGGCPLDFKYDFTMPSDVVNGHALFAWSWFNLVGNREMYMNCANVEVSGGSGSKQSFENNYPDMFVANVGNGCSTVEGKHTVFAHPGKQVTYAGGLDASSPPFPNCS; this is translated from the exons ATGGCCTACAGGACGGCCATCGACTCAGTATtgtcagcaacatcctcaattcACCATCACACAAACGCAGCTACAGCCGTCGTGTATAACAAGCTTGCAAGAACAGCCATGCACTTCAACTCCGTCTTTAGCGTCCTTTTGTCCTGTGGCCTCGCAGCAGCACACATGCAGATGAGCTGGCCTTATCCCATACGCAGTCCACTTGACCCTCAGAACAGAGGATCCGACAAGGACTATGACATGGCCAACCCCCTCAGCCCGTCTG GCTCCGACTTTCCTTGCAAGGGCTACCACAAGAACACTCCCTGGCGCGCAACGGCGGAATACAACGCGGGCGAGTCATATAACATGACGGTGGCCGGTGCTGCAACACACAGTGGAGGATCATGCCAGCTGTCTCTGAGTTACGACGATGGGAAAACCTTCAAAGTCATCAAGTCCAAGGTGGGAGGGTGCCCGCTTGATTTCAAGTACGACTTCACGATGCCGAGCGATGTGGTCAACGGCCATGCTCTGTTTGCTTGGTCCTGGTTTAATCTAGTGGGCAATCGTGAGATGTACATGAACTGCGCAAACGTTGAGGTGAGCGGAGGGAGCGGCAGCAAGCAATCGTTTGAAAACAATTACCCGGATATGTTCGTGGCCAATGTTGGAAATGGCTGTTCTACGGTGGAAGGGAAGCATACGGTGTTTGCCCATCCGGGAAAGCAGGTTACCTATGCCGGTGGGCTTGATGCGTCCTCACCTCCATTCCCCAACTGCTCTTGA
- a CDS encoding alpha-keto acid decarboxylase family protein (thiamine pyrophosphate-requiring enzyme), whose amino-acid sequence MTQTSTSKGTIKVADYLFARLCQLGIQSIFGVPGDYNLRLLDFVEPSGLHWVGTCNELNGAYAADGYARINGLGALITTFGVGELSAINGIAGAYAEKAPVIHIVGTPSRALQDARTLVHHTFADGEYNRFAAMHAQVTVAQANLIDPRTAAEQIDWVLQQCLVHSRPVYIQVPDDMVDVMIPASNLETRKIELPATPSTKNETSVLTTVLERIYSAKRPLIFVDGESRALNILPQVDELIQTTHWPTWTSAYGKGLVNEQYNNVYGFYGASYGTEQEKAYFDSADLVLVLGPHYSNTNTLGFATIPKQEVSISFSGTSIQIGKDLHRDYSIKQFLIQVLESLDRSRIPKIDGAPPKPKGDLSHINKSDPITQDDFYRFVDRLFREGDIVATETGTASYGGRTFTLPPNTRMFCAVTWLSIGYMLPACFGAALAQQETNSFKPSNSTGTGKGRLFLFIGDGSLQMTVQEISSIIREKLDVTIFVINNAGYTIERAIHGRNQAYNDIAPWRHLQALSFFGGSEEDAAKNNFSARTFGELEEVLQSDRIQKGNGLRIVEVHMGREDCQGLLRTLMNNQIAQDAKQ is encoded by the coding sequence ATGACCCAAACTTCGACCTCCAAGGGAACGATAAAGGTTGCGGACTATCTGTTCGCCCGACTCTGCCAGCTCGGCATCCAGTCTATTTTTGGGGTTCCAGGGGACTACAACCTCAGACTACTTGATTTCGTGGAGCCATCCGGGTTGCACTGGGTCGGAACCTGCAACGAGCTGAACGGCGCATACGCCGCCGATGGATATGCTAGGATCAACGGTCTGGGAGCTCTGATCACCACGTTTGGTGTCGGCGAGTTATCCGCCATCAACGGAATCGCAGGCGCGTATGCGGAAAAGGCTCCTGTTATCCACATTGTCGGTACACCATCGCGTGCGTTGCAGGATGCCCGCACTTTAGTCCACCATACTTTCGCCGATGGTGAATATAACCGATTTGCCGCAATGCATGCCCAGGTCACAGTTGCTCAGGCGAACCTCATTGATCCTCGCACAGCGGCAGAGCAGATAGATTGGGTACTACAGCAATGCCTAGTCCATAGCCGGCCGGTTTACATCCAAGTTCCGGATGACATGGTTGACGTCATGATCCCGGCGTCAAATCTCGAAACAAGGAAGATCGAATTACCTGCTACCCCGAGCACCAAGAACGAGACGTCCGTATTGACAACCGTGTTGGAGCGCATTTACTCTGCTAAGCGCCCATTGATATTCGTGGATGGAGAGAGCAGGGCTCTGAATATCCTCCCTCAGGTTGATGAACTAATTCAAACCACCCACTGGCCGACGTGGACGTCAGCCTATGGAAAAGGTCTGGTCAATGAGCAATATAATAATGTTTACGGCTTCTATGGTGCAAGTTACGGCaccgagcaagaaaaagcataCTTTGACTCGGCCGATCTAGTCCTTGTACTCGGGCCTCACTACAGCAATACTAATACGCTAGGCTTTGCCACAATCCCCAAACAAGAAGTATCTATCTCATTCTCGGGCACCTCTATTCAGATTGGAAAAGACCTTCACCGAGATTACTCAATTAAACAATTTCTCATTCAGGTGTTGGAGAGCCTAGACCGCAGTCGCATTCCTAAAATCGATGGAGCACCCCCGAAGCCCAAGGGTGACCTAAGCCATATCAACAAGTCCGATCCCATCACACAAGATGACTTCTACCGTTTTGTCGACCGACTCTTCCGCGAGGGAGACATCGTAGCTACAGAAACGGGGACAGCCTCTTATGGTGGACGCACATTCACACTGCCCCCAAATACACGGATGTTCTGTGCAGTGACATGGCTGTCGATCGGGTACATGCTTCCGGCCTGTTTTGGGGCTGCCCTCGCGCAGCAAGAAACGAACAGTTTTAAACCTTCCAATAGCACTGGTACTGGCAAAGGTCGACTGTTCCTATTTATCGGAGATGGCAGTCTACAGATGACAGTACAGGAGATCAGCTCGATCATTCGAGAGAAACTTGACGTCACCATTTTTGTTATAAACAATGCCGGATATACTATCGAACGGGCAATCCATGGCCGAAATCAGGCATACAACGATATTGCACCGTGGAGACATCTGCAAGCGCTTagcttcttcggtggcagTGAAGAAGACGCCGCAAAAAACAATTTCAGCGCACGAACCTTTGGGGAGTTAGAAGAAGTGCTACAGTCGGACCGCATCCAGAAAGGCAATGGGCTTAGAATTGTTGAGGTTCACATGGGCCGGGAAGACTGCCAAGGTCTCCTGAGAACCCTTATGAACAATCAGATCGCACAAGACGCAAAGCAATAA